The Leadbettera azotonutricia ZAS-9 genome has a window encoding:
- the fliQ gene encoding flagellar biosynthesis protein FliQ, which translates to MSIGEIVGLLRGGILETVILAAPILLSALIVGLLVAVFQAVSSIQEQTLTLVPKVFVILLVLFLLGGWMFTSLGEYTVNLFRTIPDMR; encoded by the coding sequence ATGAGCATAGGTGAAATTGTCGGCCTCCTCAGGGGGGGCATACTTGAAACGGTTATTTTGGCCGCCCCTATCCTTCTCTCCGCTCTCATTGTGGGGCTTTTGGTGGCGGTTTTTCAGGCTGTCTCTTCCATACAGGAGCAGACCCTGACTCTTGTGCCAAAGGTGTTCGTTATACTTTTGGTGCTGTTCCTTTTGGGCGGCTGGATGTTTACATCCCTGGGGGAATATACGGTGAATCTTTTCCGTACAATTCCTGATATGAGGTAG
- a CDS encoding MinD/ParA family protein, protein MEDQAEKLREIMRQKTSEAKTEPSAAEASARVAEARPAPVVKSKNGKTRIITVTSGKGGVGKTNVSVNMALAYARLGKKVVVMDADLGLANVNVMLNMIPKYNLYHVIRKQKTMKEIMVETNYGISIVAGASGFSKIANLTEEERQNFIEELETLSNADIIIIDTSAGVSSNVLDFIAAADDAVIITTPEPTAITDAYGIIKIIATEYDNLNMGLKLVVNRVKSAAEAKKVSDRMTTIAGQFLNLKVDYLGYIYDDATVSQAVLRQKPFMIIDPKCKASLCIQHIVGRMEKSELRESGGFGSMLKRLFGKA, encoded by the coding sequence ATGGAAGATCAGGCAGAAAAACTGCGGGAAATAATGAGGCAGAAAACCAGCGAAGCAAAAACGGAACCCTCCGCTGCAGAAGCTTCCGCACGCGTTGCTGAGGCAAGGCCTGCCCCTGTTGTCAAATCCAAGAACGGCAAGACCAGGATCATCACCGTTACCAGCGGCAAAGGCGGGGTGGGGAAGACCAATGTTTCGGTCAACATGGCGCTGGCTTATGCACGGCTTGGGAAAAAGGTAGTGGTCATGGATGCGGATCTGGGCCTTGCCAACGTGAATGTCATGCTCAACATGATCCCCAAGTACAACCTGTACCATGTGATACGCAAGCAAAAGACCATGAAGGAAATCATGGTGGAAACAAATTACGGTATTTCCATAGTGGCAGGGGCTTCGGGCTTCTCTAAAATTGCCAACCTTACCGAGGAGGAGAGGCAGAATTTTATCGAGGAGCTCGAAACCCTTTCCAATGCGGATATTATCATCATAGATACTTCAGCGGGGGTGTCGAGCAATGTGCTCGATTTTATTGCAGCCGCCGACGATGCGGTGATCATCACCACCCCTGAGCCGACTGCCATCACCGACGCATACGGCATCATCAAGATCATCGCCACGGAGTATGATAACCTCAACATGGGGCTTAAGCTTGTGGTGAACCGGGTGAAGAGCGCCGCAGAGGCCAAGAAGGTATCCGATCGCATGACCACAATCGCAGGCCAGTTCCTTAACCTCAAGGTGGATTATCTGGGCTATATTTACGATGATGCCACCGTGTCCCAGGCGGTGCTGAGGCAGAAGCCCTTCATGATCATAGACCCCAAGTGCAAGGCTTCCCTTTGCATTCAGCATATTGTGGGCCGCATGGAGAAGAGCGAGCTTAGGGAAAGCGGGGGCTTTGGTTCCATGCTGAAACGCCTTTTCGGCAAGGCTTAG
- the fliR gene encoding flagellar biosynthetic protein FliR → MIEDRILSEILAAAPAFLLIAVRALAMIETAPLLSSDSIPQIAKVSLAGFAAYAAFPSALVREWVLAPFGLSFIFLVFGEALIGIIIGFYLTIIFAAFSTAGQFFSLQMGFGASETFDPLSQIENPLMGQYLNLVAMLVFVTLNGFRELFLGGFWRSLQTINAMSLVTGRENIVVMLLAGLSRLFLDAMVISMPILGTLFLTSLATGLISKAAPQINILSEGFPISITVAFLLIYATLPFMTEAFGRVIDAGFANIETLYIRIGTRIGGTS, encoded by the coding sequence ATGATAGAAGACAGGATTTTGAGCGAAATTTTAGCCGCCGCGCCGGCCTTCCTCCTCATTGCAGTCAGGGCTCTGGCCATGATCGAGACTGCGCCCCTTCTGTCTTCGGACTCCATTCCGCAAATAGCGAAAGTTTCGCTTGCCGGTTTTGCGGCCTATGCCGCTTTCCCCTCTGCCCTGGTAAGGGAATGGGTATTGGCGCCCTTCGGCTTGAGCTTCATATTCCTGGTTTTTGGCGAGGCTCTTATTGGCATCATCATTGGGTTTTATCTCACCATTATTTTTGCAGCCTTCTCCACAGCAGGGCAATTCTTCTCCCTTCAGATGGGCTTCGGCGCTTCCGAAACTTTCGATCCTTTGTCGCAGATTGAAAACCCCCTCATGGGCCAGTATTTGAACCTGGTTGCCATGCTGGTGTTTGTTACCCTTAACGGCTTCAGGGAGCTTTTTCTGGGAGGCTTTTGGCGCTCCCTTCAAACCATCAATGCAATGAGCCTGGTTACAGGCAGGGAAAATATAGTAGTAATGCTTTTAGCGGGCCTTTCGCGGCTTTTCCTTGACGCCATGGTTATTTCCATGCCCATATTGGGAACTCTCTTTCTCACATCCCTTGCGACAGGGCTTATCTCAAAAGCAGCTCCCCAGATAAATATACTTTCAGAAGGCTTCCCCATTTCAATCACCGTTGCCTTCCTCCTCATTTATGCAACCCTGCCTTTTATGACTGAGGCTTTCGGCAGGGTCATTGACGCGGGTTTTGCAAATATAGAAACCCTCTACATCCGGATAGGAACCAGGATAGGAGGCACGTCATGA
- a CDS encoding EscU/YscU/HrcU family type III secretion system export apparatus switch protein: MSNEWQIDLQWFAAEDEGRTQDPTEVTYRKAREEGRVAKSQDFIGALGLLMVAVAIFFLAPGMLRTCAEMLRFFFTRVNEIDPINDKIAAGIFLNYFLRLTWPVLAIAVVAAFFSNLIQTGLFFTAKPLTPDFKKIIPHFGRFFKKAFIFSGEGLFNLAKNIFKMAVIGVVAYLTISGRINELANLQKADLWTSVTLIASMAGRMLIISAILLLALSIPDFIYQKWQFKESLKMTKEQAKEELKQDEGDPLIRSRLRARYRDLLTRDMLNKVPQADVVITNPTHYSVALEYNLEMKGPKVIAKGEDDLAMRIREIAKANGVPIARHPPLTRALYAETEVGDIIPVKYWQVTALLLRAFFIKDKNQPRAERMEA, from the coding sequence ATGAGCAATGAATGGCAGATAGACCTCCAGTGGTTTGCCGCGGAAGACGAGGGCAGGACCCAGGACCCCACCGAGGTAACCTACCGCAAGGCGAGGGAAGAAGGCCGGGTTGCCAAGAGCCAGGATTTTATAGGCGCATTGGGCTTGCTCATGGTCGCGGTGGCAATTTTCTTCCTGGCCCCTGGCATGCTCAGGACCTGCGCGGAAATGCTCCGGTTTTTCTTTACCCGTGTCAACGAGATAGATCCCATAAACGACAAGATCGCCGCCGGTATTTTCCTGAATTATTTTTTGAGGCTCACATGGCCCGTACTGGCAATAGCTGTTGTAGCGGCCTTTTTTTCCAATTTGATACAGACCGGCCTTTTCTTTACCGCCAAGCCCCTGACCCCTGATTTCAAGAAAATAATCCCCCATTTCGGGCGGTTTTTTAAAAAGGCTTTTATTTTCTCCGGGGAAGGCCTTTTTAACCTTGCAAAAAACATATTCAAAATGGCGGTTATAGGCGTGGTTGCCTATCTCACTATCAGCGGTAGGATAAACGAGCTTGCGAATTTGCAAAAGGCCGATCTCTGGACCAGTGTAACATTGATAGCTTCCATGGCGGGCAGGATGCTCATTATTTCTGCAATACTGCTGCTTGCCCTGTCCATACCCGACTTCATCTATCAGAAGTGGCAGTTCAAGGAATCTTTAAAGATGACCAAGGAACAGGCCAAGGAAGAATTGAAACAGGATGAGGGAGATCCCTTAATCCGTTCAAGGCTCAGGGCCCGTTACCGGGATCTTCTCACCAGGGACATGCTGAACAAGGTTCCACAGGCAGACGTGGTGATCACGAACCCTACCCATTATTCGGTAGCCCTGGAATACAACCTCGAGATGAAAGGCCCCAAGGTTATTGCCAAAGGGGAGGACGATTTGGCTATGCGCATCAGGGAAATAGCCAAGGCAAACGGGGTTCCCATAGCCCGCCATCCTCCCTTGACCAGGGCCCTCTACGCTGAAACCGAAGTGGGCGATATTATTCCTGTCAAATACTGGCAGGTCACAGCCCTGCTTCTGAGGGCGTTCTTCATCAAAGATAAAAATCAGCCACGGGCTGAGAGAATGGAGGCCTAA
- a CDS encoding FapA family protein has product MVDFVRLQGIVRGQLEQDRTIRTVTASGPTLEAAVAEAATLLDLPVRRLEYEVTEKGSPGILGTGKKDWTISAYERVLLSKELEEDDDDDSLIDNFETPIIEDLDGDVFIHLSADGVFLKAIPPKGRGKKASVQDAESIIQSRAVTEFDEDMVSKIVKDSAGEYIRIGDFEHKPINDSMVTVDIAEGEMKAFITVTPPGMGGCDISMETYLSFLRNNRVIFGVSEEYLRDFADRPIYKEKVQIAEGARPVNGRDSYIQYNFETDQTKVKLREGSNGRIDFKDLNIIKNVVENQPLAKKIPPEAGTVGRTVTGKVIPARNGKDNPLPLGKNVHMGDDGATIIADINGQVIIVGGKINVEPVYTVQGDVNLKTGNIIFLGTVIINGNVEDGFSVKAAGNIEVNGTVEKAELDAEGDIIVHQGITGKNTGIVKAGRSIWARFIENTIVESGNMVVVSDGIINSQVDAYKRIICQGKRAHIVGGRLRASEEINAKILGSPTSGTETVCEVGIDPKSKVQLETLTVSKENMEKQIEDIQRNLQTLINIKRQRKSLPEDKEAYMRELMDKRSLLSTDLQKVNEDMAKIQEFLNNIKVRGKVSASSKVYPGVKILIRDAMNDVRTEYRAVTFILEDNLVRVTRYEEPDEESQKAPDGYTAN; this is encoded by the coding sequence ATGGTTGATTTTGTCCGGCTTCAGGGTATAGTCAGGGGGCAGTTGGAGCAGGATAGGACAATCAGGACGGTAACTGCCTCGGGCCCTACCCTGGAGGCAGCGGTGGCTGAGGCCGCAACCCTCCTGGATCTTCCTGTCAGACGTCTTGAATACGAAGTGACAGAAAAAGGCTCCCCCGGTATTTTGGGCACCGGAAAAAAAGACTGGACTATCAGCGCCTATGAGCGGGTCCTGCTCTCCAAAGAGCTTGAAGAAGATGACGACGACGACAGCCTCATTGATAATTTTGAAACACCCATAATTGAAGACCTCGATGGGGATGTCTTTATCCACCTCAGCGCCGACGGCGTCTTCCTCAAAGCCATACCGCCCAAGGGCAGGGGCAAAAAGGCCAGCGTGCAGGATGCGGAAAGCATCATACAGAGCCGCGCTGTCACCGAATTTGATGAAGATATGGTTTCCAAAATCGTCAAAGACTCGGCAGGCGAATATATACGCATAGGGGATTTTGAGCATAAGCCCATCAACGACAGCATGGTTACTGTTGATATCGCAGAAGGCGAAATGAAAGCCTTTATCACGGTTACGCCTCCTGGCATGGGAGGCTGCGATATTTCCATGGAAACCTATTTGAGCTTTCTCAGGAATAACCGGGTGATCTTCGGGGTCAGCGAGGAGTACCTCAGGGATTTTGCGGACCGCCCCATTTATAAAGAGAAAGTCCAGATAGCCGAAGGGGCCCGCCCGGTGAACGGCAGGGATTCCTATATCCAATACAACTTCGAAACTGATCAGACCAAGGTTAAGCTACGGGAAGGGAGCAACGGCCGCATAGACTTTAAAGATCTCAACATCATCAAGAATGTAGTCGAGAACCAGCCCCTGGCAAAGAAGATCCCCCCCGAGGCAGGGACTGTGGGCCGCACGGTAACAGGAAAAGTGATACCCGCCAGAAACGGCAAGGACAACCCTCTGCCCCTGGGCAAGAACGTGCATATGGGGGATGACGGCGCCACCATAATTGCGGACATAAATGGCCAGGTAATTATCGTCGGCGGCAAGATTAATGTGGAGCCTGTCTACACGGTTCAGGGGGACGTGAACCTTAAAACCGGAAACATCATTTTCCTGGGGACAGTGATTATAAACGGCAACGTGGAGGATGGCTTCTCCGTCAAAGCCGCAGGCAACATCGAAGTCAACGGCACTGTGGAAAAAGCCGAGCTGGACGCAGAAGGGGATATCATAGTCCACCAGGGCATCACCGGAAAAAACACGGGAATTGTCAAAGCAGGCCGCTCTATATGGGCACGGTTCATCGAAAACACCATTGTCGAATCAGGCAATATGGTGGTGGTCTCTGACGGCATCATCAATTCCCAGGTGGATGCCTATAAACGCATAATCTGCCAGGGCAAACGCGCCCACATTGTCGGGGGGAGGCTCAGGGCTTCTGAGGAGATCAATGCCAAAATTCTGGGCAGCCCCACGAGCGGCACGGAAACAGTCTGCGAGGTAGGCATAGACCCCAAGAGCAAGGTGCAGCTTGAAACCCTCACGGTCAGCAAAGAGAACATGGAGAAACAGATTGAAGATATTCAGCGCAATCTCCAGACCCTCATCAACATAAAGCGCCAGAGGAAGTCCCTGCCCGAAGACAAAGAAGCCTATATGAGGGAGCTCATGGACAAGAGATCCCTCCTTTCGACGGATCTCCAGAAGGTGAATGAGGATATGGCGAAGATCCAGGAATTCCTCAACAATATAAAAGTCAGGGGCAAGGTTTCCGCTTCTTCCAAGGTTTACCCTGGTGTAAAGATACTCATCCGGGATGCCATGAACGATGTCCGCACCGAATACCGCGCAGTTACTTTCATACTCGAAGACAATCTCGTCCGGGTTACAAGGTACGAAGAACCAGACGAAGAGTCACAGAAGGCGCCCGATGGCTATACAGCCAATTGA
- the whiG gene encoding RNA polymerase sigma factor WhiG, translated as MGKVSGSNTEVYSMEQKAEDELWQQYRKTKDIKIRDTFIRQYAPLVKYVAGKVAVGMPSNVEFDDLVGFGTFGLLDAIEKFDPEKNVKFKTYAVVRIRGAIFDELRSTDWVPRSVRQQAREVEDAISTLEGKLGRPATDQEVASEMGINEEEFQHITMKISGASIISIHEVWYSGDENDKVSIADSIESPSSLNPEVIAERDEIKRVIVEAISELPENEKKILVLYYFEDLTLKEIGLVLGVTESRVSQLHTKAIMRLRARLKNSRKGIV; from the coding sequence ATGGGGAAGGTCTCCGGGAGTAACACGGAAGTTTATTCCATGGAACAAAAGGCAGAAGATGAACTCTGGCAGCAGTACCGCAAGACCAAGGATATCAAGATCCGTGATACCTTCATCAGGCAGTACGCCCCCCTGGTAAAATATGTTGCCGGAAAAGTTGCTGTCGGCATGCCCTCCAATGTGGAATTTGACGATCTTGTAGGCTTTGGGACCTTCGGGCTCCTGGACGCCATAGAAAAATTCGACCCTGAAAAAAATGTAAAATTCAAGACTTACGCTGTTGTCCGCATCAGGGGTGCCATATTTGACGAGCTCCGGTCCACAGACTGGGTGCCCCGATCTGTCCGCCAGCAGGCCCGCGAGGTCGAAGACGCCATAAGCACCCTCGAAGGCAAACTCGGTCGGCCGGCCACTGATCAGGAAGTCGCGAGCGAGATGGGCATAAACGAGGAAGAGTTCCAGCATATCACCATGAAGATATCGGGGGCTTCCATAATCTCTATTCACGAGGTTTGGTATTCGGGTGACGAAAACGACAAAGTCTCTATCGCGGACAGCATAGAGTCCCCCTCAAGCCTCAACCCCGAAGTGATTGCCGAACGGGATGAAATCAAGCGGGTCATCGTCGAAGCCATCAGCGAGCTTCCTGAAAACGAAAAGAAAATCCTGGTCCTCTACTATTTTGAGGATCTTACTTTAAAAGAAATAGGCCTGGTCCTTGGGGTTACCGAATCCCGGGTATCCCAGCTCCATACCAAGGCTATCATGCGCCTCAGGGCCAGGCTCAAGAACAGCAGAAAAGGGATAGTCTAA
- the flhF gene encoding flagellar biosynthesis protein FlhF, with product MQQFFVEQAETYDEACRKVWEKYGDRANIVLRKTVILRGGLFGLFPKEGVEVSGPIPPAYVKTMNSFATVNGSATIGSMEYSPSDYPRKAPARESTAKTPSYKEPLDFEEEKKKVLAAAGRSDPAIQQVLKEVLGIKERMEAQALPSAQDEHPTLKQLEEVLVLNDFSASYRAMILGRAKKEFSIDALNDYDAVQDKALEWIGESITIYKEEKFHRLPRIIILVGPTGVGKTTTIAKLAANYGIDNNGKRIKQVALITIDTFRIGAKQQLEAYGKILEFPCYAVEDHDELKKTIALHSDGTDLILIDTIGKSPRDMVKLGEMKQLLNACGSSAEIHLAISAGTKSSDIKEILQQFEPFNYHSVVITKLDETIRSGNVIGILSEKQKSVSYITNGQKVPADIRRASVIQLLANLEGFRVNRTKLEQKFPYNDNDQMRQWR from the coding sequence ATGCAGCAGTTTTTTGTTGAACAGGCCGAAACCTATGACGAGGCTTGCAGAAAAGTTTGGGAAAAATACGGCGACAGGGCCAATATTGTTTTACGGAAGACAGTCATCCTGCGTGGCGGCCTTTTTGGTCTTTTCCCCAAAGAAGGCGTGGAGGTTTCAGGCCCCATACCGCCGGCGTATGTAAAAACCATGAACAGCTTTGCTACTGTTAACGGTAGTGCTACCATAGGTAGCATGGAATATTCCCCTTCCGATTATCCCCGCAAAGCCCCGGCCAGGGAAAGCACCGCAAAAACTCCCTCATATAAAGAACCCCTGGATTTTGAAGAAGAAAAAAAGAAAGTTTTGGCAGCTGCGGGCCGCAGCGATCCTGCTATCCAGCAAGTCCTGAAGGAAGTATTGGGAATCAAGGAAAGGATGGAAGCCCAGGCTTTGCCGTCAGCCCAGGACGAACACCCCACCTTAAAACAGCTTGAAGAAGTTTTAGTGTTGAATGATTTTTCCGCAAGCTATAGGGCCATGATTTTGGGCAGGGCAAAAAAGGAATTCTCCATTGATGCCCTGAACGATTATGATGCGGTCCAGGACAAAGCCCTGGAATGGATAGGCGAAAGCATTACGATTTATAAAGAAGAAAAATTCCATCGCCTCCCCCGCATCATCATACTGGTTGGGCCTACAGGGGTGGGAAAGACCACCACCATTGCAAAACTTGCGGCCAATTATGGCATCGACAACAATGGCAAACGTATCAAGCAGGTTGCCCTTATCACCATAGACACATTCAGGATAGGGGCAAAGCAGCAGCTGGAAGCTTATGGCAAAATCCTGGAATTCCCCTGCTATGCAGTCGAAGACCATGACGAGCTAAAAAAAACCATTGCCCTCCATTCGGATGGCACCGACCTCATACTTATAGATACCATCGGCAAAAGCCCCCGGGATATGGTCAAGCTGGGCGAAATGAAGCAGCTCCTCAATGCCTGCGGTTCCAGCGCGGAAATACACCTGGCTATATCCGCGGGCACCAAATCGAGCGACATAAAAGAAATACTCCAGCAGTTTGAGCCTTTCAATTACCATTCCGTGGTTATCACCAAATTGGACGAGACCATAAGGTCAGGGAATGTGATAGGGATACTGTCAGAAAAGCAGAAGTCCGTCTCGTATATTACCAATGGCCAAAAAGTGCCTGCGGATATACGCAGGGCATCGGTGATACAGCTTCTTGCCAACCTCGAAGGTTTCAGGGTAAACCGGACAAAGCTTGAACAAAAGTTTCCTTATAACGATAACGATCAAATGAGGCAATGGAGATAA
- the flhA gene encoding flagellar biosynthesis protein FlhA has protein sequence MADVVRPDSGQKKHGTVNVRDMFIPAAVIGVLGMFIVPLPTVMLDSLMSINLLISLVILFTVLTIKKPTDFTLFPVSLLLVTVFSLALNVASTKLILTQGARFDGRMIKAFATFVVGSGEMKGLVTGFIIFIVIIIVQALVITKGATRISEVAARFTLDSMPGKQMAIDAEFNSGHIDQKEMLSRKESLQRETDFYGSMDGASKFISGNVIVGIIITVVNILGGIIIGGTLNGENIMTTAGTYVSFAVGDGLISQIPALLISVAMGIVVSRAAATGDLTEQVAHQFSQNARIYAWAGTALFGIGLLPGFPKYVLFPMAALLGFYSFRVGQARKKKANFDDMMAKTADIKKAKEEPAEASHLEPLDPFSLELGFGLIPLVDKDKGAELLERVQGVRRQTALDLGIMIPKIRIIDNMLLGSSEYCFKIRGVDVGKGSIRMGYYLCINPGTVKEELPGEKTKDPAFGLPALWVSEDKRDEAERAGYTVVDPPSIIATHLTEIIKRHASEILDRQATKAILDGLRKDYSAVVDEAVSPLNQRSDNLLVLGDVQKVLQGLLKEQVSIRNMVSIMEALADFCHLTKDTRFLIEKSRQALGSQICLQYSDDDRRLHVLTLDPALEQKVMESRAQNNSGESFAALEPNLHKAWISALTRSVSAVRKQGYMPVVLCSESARYLVKTAMDRELPEVAVISVPEIVQDFTVESIGVIRLE, from the coding sequence ATGGCTGATGTTGTAAGGCCCGATAGCGGCCAAAAGAAACATGGAACTGTAAATGTGCGGGATATGTTTATTCCTGCAGCCGTAATAGGCGTGCTCGGCATGTTCATCGTGCCTCTGCCAACAGTAATGCTGGATTCCCTCATGTCCATCAATCTTCTCATATCCCTTGTCATACTGTTTACGGTGCTCACAATCAAGAAACCCACGGACTTTACGCTTTTTCCGGTAAGCCTTTTATTGGTGACTGTATTCAGCCTGGCCCTGAATGTGGCCTCCACAAAACTTATCCTTACCCAGGGCGCACGTTTTGACGGCAGGATGATCAAGGCTTTTGCCACATTTGTAGTCGGTTCAGGCGAAATGAAAGGGCTTGTAACAGGGTTCATCATTTTTATTGTTATTATCATTGTGCAGGCCCTGGTCATTACCAAAGGCGCCACCCGCATTTCGGAAGTGGCTGCCAGGTTTACCCTCGACAGCATGCCGGGCAAGCAGATGGCAATAGATGCGGAATTCAATTCCGGCCATATCGATCAGAAGGAAATGCTCTCCCGCAAAGAATCCCTCCAGAGGGAAACCGATTTTTACGGTTCCATGGACGGCGCCAGCAAATTCATTTCCGGCAATGTAATAGTTGGGATAATTATCACGGTGGTGAATATTCTCGGCGGCATCATAATAGGCGGTACCCTTAATGGCGAAAACATTATGACCACCGCCGGGACTTATGTTTCCTTTGCAGTCGGCGACGGGCTCATTTCGCAAATACCTGCCCTGCTTATTTCTGTTGCCATGGGCATAGTGGTTTCGAGGGCAGCAGCCACAGGGGATCTTACAGAGCAGGTTGCCCACCAGTTTTCCCAGAATGCCAGAATTTATGCCTGGGCCGGAACAGCCCTTTTCGGCATAGGGCTTTTGCCCGGCTTCCCCAAATATGTGCTGTTCCCCATGGCTGCGCTTCTTGGCTTTTATTCTTTCCGCGTGGGCCAGGCCAGGAAGAAAAAAGCCAATTTTGATGATATGATGGCCAAAACAGCGGATATCAAGAAGGCCAAAGAGGAACCCGCCGAAGCGAGTCACCTGGAGCCGCTGGATCCCTTTTCCCTGGAACTTGGCTTCGGCCTCATACCCCTGGTTGATAAAGACAAGGGCGCGGAACTTCTCGAAAGGGTGCAGGGTGTGCGGAGGCAGACCGCCCTGGATCTCGGCATAATGATTCCCAAGATCCGTATCATCGACAATATGCTTTTGGGCTCATCAGAATACTGTTTCAAGATACGCGGAGTTGATGTGGGGAAGGGTTCCATACGCATGGGATACTATCTCTGCATAAATCCGGGAACCGTAAAAGAAGAATTGCCCGGCGAAAAAACCAAAGACCCCGCCTTTGGGCTTCCTGCCCTTTGGGTAAGCGAAGACAAGCGGGACGAGGCTGAACGGGCAGGCTACACGGTGGTCGATCCCCCTTCGATTATCGCTACCCACCTGACAGAAATCATCAAACGCCATGCCTCGGAGATTCTCGACCGCCAGGCGACCAAAGCTATTTTGGATGGGCTCAGGAAAGATTATTCCGCCGTGGTGGACGAAGCAGTGTCGCCCCTCAACCAGCGGAGTGATAATTTGCTGGTCCTTGGCGATGTCCAGAAGGTGCTGCAGGGCCTTTTGAAGGAGCAGGTGTCTATACGCAACATGGTTTCAATTATGGAAGCCCTGGCGGATTTCTGCCACCTTACCAAGGACACGCGTTTTCTTATTGAAAAATCCAGGCAGGCCCTGGGAAGCCAGATATGCCTCCAATACTCTGACGATGACAGGCGCCTCCATGTGCTTACCCTTGATCCGGCGCTGGAGCAAAAAGTTATGGAAAGCCGGGCGCAGAACAATTCGGGAGAAAGTTTTGCAGCCCTGGAGCCAAACCTCCACAAGGCATGGATAAGCGCGTTAACCCGCTCGGTGTCTGCGGTGCGCAAGCAGGGCTATATGCCGGTGGTGCTTTGCTCAGAATCGGCCCGGTATCTTGTCAAGACCGCCATGGACAGGGAGCTGCCCGAGGTAGCAGTCATTTCGGTTCCTGAAATCGTACAGGACTTTACGGTTGAATCAATTGGCGTAATCCGGCTGGAATAA
- the fliP gene encoding flagellar type III secretion system pore protein FliP (The bacterial flagellar biogenesis protein FliP forms a type III secretion system (T3SS)-type pore required for flagellar assembly.), translating into MKKVLAFSGILLLFASLLPLGAQTLPFPDMSTPGTMSIPDPLPNTGVPFIDLTIRNPDSGQEVAFSLQLLLLLTVLSLAPSIIILMTSFLRISIVLDFIKRALSLQQVPPNQVLLGISFFLTLFIMWPTFQTIYENSFRPLAAGELSVEGAYREAEAPLRIFMYRQIGNNTRNIRLFMDMRGLARPNTLADVPTYVLIPAFILNELTVAFKIGILLFIPFIVIDMVVASALMSMGMIMLPPVMISMPFKLILFILVDGWGLLTEQIIRSFA; encoded by the coding sequence ATGAAAAAAGTTTTGGCTTTTTCCGGAATTTTGCTTCTTTTTGCTTCCCTTCTGCCCCTGGGGGCGCAGACCTTGCCTTTCCCCGATATGTCCACGCCGGGGACTATGAGCATACCTGATCCGCTGCCCAATACGGGGGTCCCTTTTATCGACCTGACCATCAGGAACCCTGATTCGGGGCAGGAAGTGGCTTTTTCCCTTCAGCTTCTTCTGCTCCTCACGGTGCTTTCCCTTGCCCCGAGCATCATTATTTTGATGACCAGTTTCCTGAGGATTTCCATTGTCCTTGATTTTATTAAAAGGGCGCTTTCCCTCCAACAGGTTCCTCCCAACCAGGTGCTGCTTGGAATCAGTTTTTTCCTGACCCTTTTTATCATGTGGCCCACTTTCCAGACCATCTACGAAAATTCCTTCAGGCCCCTGGCGGCGGGGGAGCTTTCCGTGGAAGGGGCTTACCGGGAAGCCGAGGCGCCTTTGCGGATCTTCATGTATAGACAGATTGGGAACAATACCCGAAACATACGCCTCTTTATGGACATGCGTGGGCTGGCAAGGCCCAACACGCTGGCGGACGTGCCTACCTATGTGCTTATTCCCGCATTTATCCTGAATGAGCTGACCGTGGCTTTTAAGATAGGGATACTTCTCTTTATTCCCTTTATTGTAATAGACATGGTGGTGGCAAGCGCCCTCATGTCCATGGGTATGATCATGCTGCCCCCGGTTATGATATCCATGCCGTTCAAGCTCATCCTTTTTATTTTGGTGGATGGGTGGGGGCTTTTGACGGAACAGATAATCCGTTCTTTTGCGTGA